One window from the genome of Paramormyrops kingsleyae isolate MSU_618 chromosome 3, PKINGS_0.4, whole genome shotgun sequence encodes:
- the tlx1 gene encoding T-cell leukemia homeobox protein 1 isoform X2 produces MDHIGVHLHHPHAEPISFGIDQILNNVDQGSCMISNSRLQDSDYGLGCVVSTAYSTMTGNYNANNSGGYGGSACSVTSLNGSYNVSTGMNVNGNNLGTAGVIRVPAHRPLSGVQSIPTSMSTVPGVGSMNAINNLTGLTFPWMESNRRYTKDRFTGHPYQNRTPPKKKKPRTSFTRLQICELEKRFHRQKYLASAERATLAKALKMTDAQVKTWFQNRRTKWRRQTAEEREAERQQANRILMQLQQEAFQKTLNQPVTPDPICLHNTSLFALQNLQPWTEDTSKISTVSNCE; encoded by the exons ATGGATCACATCGGAGTTCATCTCCACCACCCGCACGCAGAGCCCATAAGTTTTGGGATCGATCAGATTTTGAACAATGTTGATCAGGGGAGCTGTATGATTTCCAATTCCCGGCTACAAGATTCGGATTATGGTTTAGGCTGCGTTGTTAGCACTGCCTACAGCACGATGACTGGTAACTACAACGCCAACAATTCCGGAGGTTACGGCGGCAGCGCCTGCAGCGTTACGTCCCTGAACGGCTCTTACAACGTGAGCACCGGCATGAATGTCAACGGAAATAATCTGGGCACGGCTGGCGTGATTCGTGTGCCTGCCCATCGACCGCTGAGTGGAGTTCAATCAATACCCACCAGCATGAGTACAGTGCCCGGCGTGGGCAGCATGAACGCCATCAACAATCTCACGGGATTAACCTTCCCTTGGATGGAGAGCAACAGAAGATATACAAAAGACAGGTTTACAG GTCACCCGTACCAGAACCGGACCCCGCCGAAGAAGAAAAAGCCTCGGACCTCCTTCACGCGACTGCAGATCTGCGAGCTGGAGAAGCGCTTTCATCGGCAGAAGTACCTGGCGTCAGCCGAGAGGGCGACCCTTGCAAAAGCACTTAAAATGACTGATGCTCAAGTCAAAACATGGTTCCAGAACAGAAGGACAAAATGGAG ACGGCAAACAGCAGAGGAGCGCGAGGCCGAGAGACAGCAGGCCAATCGGATTCTTATGCAGCTCCAGCAAGAAGCTTTTCAAAAAACACTGAACCAGCCGGTCACCCCGGACCCGATCTGCCTGCACAACACTTCCCTATTCGCTCTTCAGAATCTTCAGCCTTGGACTGAAGACACCAGTAAAATCAGCACGGTGTCTAACTGTGAATAA
- the tlx1 gene encoding T-cell leukemia homeobox protein 1 isoform X1, which translates to MDHIGVHLHHPHAEPISFGIDQILNNVDQGSCMISNSRLQDSDYGLGCVVSTAYSTMTGNYNANNSGGYGGSACSVTSLNGSYNVSTGMNVNGNNLGTAGVIRVPAHRPLSGVQSIPTSMSTVPGVGSMNAINNLTGLTFPWMESNRRYTKDRFTVALSPFNVTRRIGHPYQNRTPPKKKKPRTSFTRLQICELEKRFHRQKYLASAERATLAKALKMTDAQVKTWFQNRRTKWRRQTAEEREAERQQANRILMQLQQEAFQKTLNQPVTPDPICLHNTSLFALQNLQPWTEDTSKISTVSNCE; encoded by the exons ATGGATCACATCGGAGTTCATCTCCACCACCCGCACGCAGAGCCCATAAGTTTTGGGATCGATCAGATTTTGAACAATGTTGATCAGGGGAGCTGTATGATTTCCAATTCCCGGCTACAAGATTCGGATTATGGTTTAGGCTGCGTTGTTAGCACTGCCTACAGCACGATGACTGGTAACTACAACGCCAACAATTCCGGAGGTTACGGCGGCAGCGCCTGCAGCGTTACGTCCCTGAACGGCTCTTACAACGTGAGCACCGGCATGAATGTCAACGGAAATAATCTGGGCACGGCTGGCGTGATTCGTGTGCCTGCCCATCGACCGCTGAGTGGAGTTCAATCAATACCCACCAGCATGAGTACAGTGCCCGGCGTGGGCAGCATGAACGCCATCAACAATCTCACGGGATTAACCTTCCCTTGGATGGAGAGCAACAGAAGATATACAAAAGACAGGTTTACAG TGGCGCTCTCACCCTTCAATGTAACACGCCGTATAGGTCACCCGTACCAGAACCGGACCCCGCCGAAGAAGAAAAAGCCTCGGACCTCCTTCACGCGACTGCAGATCTGCGAGCTGGAGAAGCGCTTTCATCGGCAGAAGTACCTGGCGTCAGCCGAGAGGGCGACCCTTGCAAAAGCACTTAAAATGACTGATGCTCAAGTCAAAACATGGTTCCAGAACAGAAGGACAAAATGGAG ACGGCAAACAGCAGAGGAGCGCGAGGCCGAGAGACAGCAGGCCAATCGGATTCTTATGCAGCTCCAGCAAGAAGCTTTTCAAAAAACACTGAACCAGCCGGTCACCCCGGACCCGATCTGCCTGCACAACACTTCCCTATTCGCTCTTCAGAATCTTCAGCCTTGGACTGAAGACACCAGTAAAATCAGCACGGTGTCTAACTGTGAATAA